The following coding sequences are from one Candidatus Poribacteria bacterium window:
- a CDS encoding aldo/keto reductase: RWANHPDLESARERWKWCQEEGVDLLQLALQFCLLDDRIHGNNIGSLNVEQLEANVRAASVPLSDEVWEKYEARFGGGIN, translated from the coding sequence GGCGGTGGGCAAATCACCCCGACCTCGAATCTGCGAGAGAAAGATGGAAATGGTGTCAGGAGGAGGGAGTGGATCTGCTTCAATTAGCCCTGCAGTTCTGTTTGCTAGACGATCGGATTCACGGGAACAACATCGGTTCGTTGAACGTCGAGCAGTTGGAAGCAAACGTACGAGCGGCGAGCGTGCCCCTCTCCGATGAGGTATGGGAGAAATACGAGGCACGGTTCGGTGGTGGGATCAACTGA
- a CDS encoding aldo/keto reductase, with protein sequence IPREDVIITGRLCCHSSAEWGGYGDGRPDYSAERAVADVEDQLQLLGTDYFDGMLIHDPSEIEPTLEKGGTLDGVLQCKGRGLVHFVGYGMRPHDFHLKTIATGDVDLLLCFNDYNLAR encoded by the coding sequence GATACCGCGCGAGGACGTGATAATTACCGGACGCCTTTGCTGCCATTCCTCAGCGGAGTGGGGAGGCTACGGTGATGGAAGACCCGATTATTCCGCTGAACGCGCGGTTGCGGATGTCGAAGATCAGCTGCAGTTGCTCGGCACAGACTATTTCGACGGTATGTTGATTCATGATCCGTCCGAAATTGAACCCACGCTTGAGAAAGGTGGAACGTTAGATGGCGTGCTACAGTGTAAAGGGCGGGGTCTAGTTCACTTTGTCGGATACGGAATGCGCCCACACGATTTCCATCTGAAGACGATAGCCACCGGCGATGTTGATCTCCTGTTATGCTTCAACGATTATAACTTGGCTCGTCA